From the genome of Candidatus Electrothrix communis, one region includes:
- a CDS encoding AMIN domain-containing protein — protein MLKNISTVTFALVFLLFHGWQATAAQKVIEDINFESPGNGEERIVFKLNGTYIPKIFTLQGKQPRVVFDFKDTTAAKMINNIINTNGELIKRIRVGIHKGDNPKTRVVLDLRPNKNINIRQDFDNKEKALVVSIHYAGSKKRTDKQKPDEQTVPDPEDAVTAVLPEQPEEKQKPVVTEAEPEPIKQEVKPQAVEATKQTPIKEADVEEKPGIPILTSITFDNDSNRGEMVLFKLNEFHPPIVFGIEEGTPRVVCDFKNTAAAKNIPDSLKTAGKYIEEIRVGKDKREKKVRVVLDLVPNFSYDLQQVFFKEENLFVIIINTLGNAPTGDPSDLLK, from the coding sequence ATGCTTAAAAATATCTCAACGGTGACCTTCGCTCTTGTCTTTCTACTTTTCCACGGCTGGCAAGCAACGGCAGCCCAAAAGGTGATCGAAGACATCAATTTTGAATCCCCTGGCAACGGAGAAGAACGAATCGTTTTTAAACTAAACGGCACCTATATCCCGAAAATATTCACTCTGCAAGGGAAACAACCCCGAGTGGTCTTTGATTTTAAGGATACAACGGCCGCAAAGATGATTAACAACATCATCAACACCAACGGTGAGCTGATCAAACGCATCCGGGTCGGCATTCATAAAGGTGATAACCCGAAAACACGGGTTGTGCTCGACCTGCGACCTAATAAGAATATTAATATCCGTCAGGACTTTGACAATAAAGAAAAAGCACTTGTTGTCTCCATCCATTACGCCGGTTCGAAGAAACGGACAGACAAACAAAAGCCTGACGAACAGACTGTTCCCGACCCAGAGGACGCCGTAACCGCCGTACTGCCTGAGCAGCCGGAAGAGAAGCAGAAACCTGTTGTAACAGAGGCAGAACCCGAGCCGATCAAACAAGAGGTGAAGCCGCAGGCAGTGGAAGCAACAAAACAGACTCCAATAAAGGAGGCCGATGTAGAGGAAAAGCCTGGGATACCCATCTTAACCTCCATCACCTTTGATAATGACTCCAACCGGGGCGAGATGGTACTTTTCAAGCTTAACGAATTTCATCCCCCTATTGTGTTCGGCATTGAAGAAGGAACGCCAAGAGTAGTCTGTGATTTTAAAAACACCGCCGCAGCAAAAAACATCCCGGATAGCCTAAAAACAGCTGGAAAATACATTGAGGAAATTCGGGTCGGCAAAGATAAGAGGGAAAAGAAGGTACGAGTTGTGCTAGATTTGGTCCCGAATTTCAGCTATGACCTGCAACAGGTCTTTTTTAAAGAAGAGAATCTCTTTGTGATTATCATCAACACCCTGGGCAATGCGCCCACCGGTGACCCCTCAGATCTCCTCAAATAA
- the yhbY gene encoding ribosome assembly RNA-binding protein YhbY — protein MKTETKPEKKEKKKPQIKLNGRQKKYLRGLGHHVDPIVYVGKEGITANVNQSVLDTLRTRELIKVKLGQNCEVPKKEAAELLAEASGAALVQLIGKMVLLYMPNKKLDREQRIVLPK, from the coding sequence ATGAAGACAGAAACAAAACCTGAGAAAAAAGAAAAGAAGAAACCACAGATCAAGCTGAATGGAAGACAGAAGAAGTATTTGCGTGGTTTGGGACATCATGTGGATCCGATTGTTTATGTGGGTAAAGAGGGGATTACCGCCAATGTGAACCAGTCGGTTTTGGATACCCTGCGGACCCGTGAGTTGATCAAAGTCAAGCTGGGTCAGAATTGCGAAGTGCCCAAGAAAGAGGCGGCTGAGTTGTTGGCTGAGGCATCTGGGGCAGCCTTGGTGCAACTCATCGGCAAGATGGTTCTGCTGTACATGCCCAATAAGAAGTTGGATCGGGAACAGCGGATTGTTCTGCCCAAATAG
- the arfB gene encoding alternative ribosome rescue aminoacyl-tRNA hydrolase ArfB, protein MDNREHYRITSYCTIPVAELFFSYSRSSGKGGQHVNKVNTKVSLSFDLEASPSLTEEQTNLLKQRLSNRLNKQGVLRLDGDRQRSQRGNQEEVIQRFILLMRDALHVQATRKKTKPSRNAKQRRLQGKKKRGQLKQQRGKRGFDQE, encoded by the coding sequence ATGGATAACCGAGAGCATTACCGCATAACCTCATATTGTACGATTCCGGTTGCAGAGCTGTTTTTCAGTTACTCCCGCAGCAGCGGCAAGGGGGGCCAGCATGTCAATAAGGTCAATACTAAGGTGTCGCTCTCTTTTGATCTTGAGGCCTCGCCGAGCCTGACGGAGGAACAAACGAACCTGCTGAAACAGCGACTGAGCAATCGCCTGAATAAGCAGGGGGTGTTGCGTCTGGACGGGGATCGGCAGCGCAGTCAGCGGGGTAATCAGGAGGAGGTGATACAACGTTTTATCCTCTTGATGCGGGATGCCTTGCATGTCCAGGCGACTCGGAAGAAAACCAAACCCTCGCGCAATGCCAAGCAGCGTCGTTTGCAGGGGAAAAAGAAACGGGGTCAGCTCAAGCAGCAACGGGGTAAACGGGGTTTTGATCAAGAATGA
- a CDS encoding TIGR03960 family B12-binding radical SAM protein: protein MITKVNLDPILPLVKKPGRYIGGELNSVHPDYSQIDFSFALVFPDLYEIGMSHQGLQILYHIINRQPGLAAERCYAPDVDMEEQLRRHELPLFSLESRRPLAEFDVIGFTLPYELCYTNILTVLDLAGLPLRAEDRGDKFPLVIGGGACSMNPEPVADFFDLIVLGDGEEVILDIIATLRSAREEGFSRAETLLRCAEIQGVYVPSLFKPQYMDGQLTAIEPLKEEYTEVTRRIVPELPPVELLTHPLVPLVKPVHDRFGVEIARGCTRGCRFCQAGMIYRPVRERSVEQIMQLAEEGVHNSGFDELALLSLSTGDYSNLPGLLVELMDRFAEERVSVALPSMRVGTLTPEVIEQIKRVRKSGFTVAPEAGTDRLREVINKGITEEDLLTGCRDAFAAGWNVIKFYFMIGLPTETQEDLEAIIDLAVRAKKEAKGGRTQINVSVSTFVPKPHTPFQWHGQLSIAETKERIDFLKWKLPRKGFRLKWHEPYQSFLEGLFSRGDRRLASLIEAAWRAGSRLDGWSDHFLVERWLEAAEQLGMDLDAYLRPRDQEEVLPWDHLHCGVGRDFLLAEWQKALDQVYTPDCRTSGCQQCGLCDFKSIRPLTQEPQEKKEPQTEPATSSEQKGEADRNSWTRTEQGQQPIFRYRVHYSRVGDGRFLGHLEVLQLVFRGLQRTGLPILFSQGFNPSPKVSFSPALPVGVESHIEYFDVDLSAPLKNPQETAALLNIHLPDFLVMQEIEAIRKKPPVDQIISYQCTLPESVDMEQLVARSTEFLAAEQFVIERIRKQKKRELDLRALVKRLELEAEGDRMLLLDLLHPNGSAGTSTREILEKVLGLSEEQSQLVRIMKCRSQELEEYTSVN, encoded by the coding sequence ATGATAACAAAAGTAAACTTGGATCCCATCCTGCCCCTGGTCAAAAAGCCGGGGCGTTATATCGGCGGCGAGCTGAATTCCGTTCACCCGGATTATAGCCAAATCGATTTTTCCTTTGCCCTGGTTTTTCCGGATCTCTACGAGATCGGTATGTCCCACCAAGGCTTGCAGATCCTCTATCATATCATCAATCGCCAGCCCGGCTTGGCAGCGGAGCGCTGTTATGCCCCGGATGTGGATATGGAGGAGCAGCTGCGCAGGCACGAGCTCCCTCTGTTTTCTCTGGAATCACGGCGACCGTTGGCCGAGTTTGATGTGATTGGCTTCACGCTGCCCTACGAGCTTTGCTACACTAATATCCTGACCGTGCTTGATCTTGCCGGGCTTCCTTTGCGGGCAGAGGATCGGGGTGATAAATTTCCCTTGGTGATCGGTGGCGGGGCCTGTTCTATGAACCCGGAGCCGGTGGCGGATTTTTTTGACCTGATCGTGCTGGGAGACGGGGAAGAGGTGATACTTGATATTATCGCGACCCTGCGTTCTGCCCGTGAGGAGGGATTTTCTCGTGCCGAGACTTTACTGCGCTGTGCCGAGATTCAGGGCGTCTATGTTCCGTCTCTGTTTAAACCGCAGTATATGGACGGTCAGCTGACGGCCATTGAACCCCTCAAGGAAGAGTATACAGAGGTTACCCGCCGGATTGTGCCGGAGTTGCCTCCGGTGGAACTCCTGACCCATCCCCTTGTGCCCCTAGTTAAACCGGTTCATGATCGATTCGGGGTGGAGATTGCCCGTGGCTGTACTCGGGGTTGTCGCTTCTGTCAGGCCGGGATGATTTACCGACCCGTGCGGGAGCGCAGTGTGGAACAGATCATGCAGCTTGCCGAGGAGGGCGTGCATAATTCCGGTTTTGACGAGCTGGCTCTCCTGTCCTTGTCTACCGGGGATTATTCCAACCTGCCCGGACTGCTTGTTGAGCTGATGGACCGATTTGCCGAGGAGCGTGTCTCGGTGGCCCTGCCGTCCATGCGAGTGGGCACCCTGACCCCAGAGGTGATTGAGCAGATTAAGCGGGTGCGCAAGAGCGGCTTCACGGTTGCACCTGAGGCGGGCACTGATCGTCTGAGGGAGGTCATCAATAAGGGCATTACTGAGGAAGACCTGCTGACCGGCTGTCGGGATGCTTTTGCTGCGGGCTGGAATGTGATCAAGTTTTACTTTATGATCGGCCTACCCACCGAAACCCAGGAAGACCTGGAGGCAATTATAGATCTGGCGGTCCGGGCGAAAAAAGAGGCCAAGGGCGGCAGAACCCAAATCAATGTTTCTGTGTCCACCTTTGTCCCTAAACCCCATACCCCTTTTCAATGGCATGGTCAGCTCTCCATTGCCGAGACCAAGGAGCGGATTGATTTCCTGAAGTGGAAGCTGCCCCGTAAGGGATTTCGCCTGAAATGGCATGAGCCCTATCAATCCTTTCTTGAGGGACTCTTTTCTCGGGGAGATCGTAGGCTGGCATCGTTGATCGAGGCGGCGTGGCGGGCTGGTTCCCGGTTGGATGGTTGGTCGGACCATTTTCTGGTGGAGCGTTGGCTGGAGGCGGCAGAGCAACTGGGGATGGATCTTGATGCGTATTTGCGGCCCAGGGATCAGGAGGAGGTCCTGCCTTGGGATCATCTTCATTGCGGAGTCGGGCGTGATTTTCTGCTGGCAGAGTGGCAAAAGGCCCTGGATCAGGTCTATACCCCGGATTGCCGCACCAGCGGTTGTCAGCAATGCGGGCTTTGTGATTTCAAGAGCATTCGTCCGCTCACCCAAGAACCGCAAGAGAAAAAAGAACCTCAAACAGAGCCAGCCACTTCATCGGAGCAGAAGGGCGAGGCGGACCGAAATTCTTGGACACGGACAGAGCAGGGGCAGCAGCCCATCTTCCGTTATCGGGTCCATTACTCCCGTGTGGGAGACGGGCGTTTCCTTGGTCATCTTGAGGTGTTGCAACTGGTTTTCCGTGGTTTGCAGCGAACCGGTTTGCCGATCCTCTTCTCCCAAGGCTTTAATCCTTCACCCAAGGTTTCCTTTAGTCCGGCCTTGCCGGTTGGGGTGGAGAGCCATATTGAGTATTTTGATGTGGACCTGTCCGCGCCTTTAAAAAATCCCCAGGAGACAGCTGCGCTGCTGAATATACATCTACCGGATTTTCTTGTTATGCAGGAAATTGAGGCTATTCGGAAAAAGCCGCCGGTGGATCAGATCATCAGCTATCAATGCACCCTGCCTGAGTCAGTTGATATGGAGCAGCTCGTCGCTCGCAGTACAGAGTTTCTTGCTGCGGAGCAATTCGTGATTGAGCGGATACGTAAACAGAAGAAGCGCGAGCTTGATCTCCGGGCCTTGGTCAAGCGATTGGAGTTGGAGGCGGAAGGCGACAGGATGTTGTTGCTGGACTTGCTCCACCCAAACGGATCAGCCGGAACCAGCACCCGTGAGATCCTGGAAAAAGTCCTGGGATTGAGCGAAGAACAGAGCCAGCTTGTTCGGATTATGAAATGCAGGTCTCAAGAGCTTGAAGAATATACGTCTGTAAACTAG
- a CDS encoding 16S rRNA (uracil(1498)-N(3))-methyltransferase: MNLLLFEQHEQDADRLLLTDHRAKHIHTVLKLKVGDTLRIGVIHGNMGRGKIISMEDNAVELEVQLDCPSPPPPEIELILALPRPIMLQRILKQATVMGVRRFHLIRSAKVEKSFFQTPVLEPKKIKELLLEGLTQAVDTCLPEVLIHPRFKPFVQDIVPTLAGYGLLAHPGVTAELPEVYPRSGEKKKILLAVGPEGGWNDFEVNSFLEQGFLPFSMGNRILHVDTAVVALLAQLQLLRIIQQAHL; encoded by the coding sequence ATGAATCTTCTTCTTTTTGAACAACATGAACAGGATGCGGATCGCCTCCTCCTGACGGATCATCGGGCCAAGCATATCCATACTGTCCTTAAACTCAAGGTCGGAGATACCTTACGCATCGGCGTGATACACGGCAATATGGGGCGAGGAAAAATTATCAGCATGGAGGATAATGCCGTCGAACTGGAGGTACAGCTGGACTGCCCTTCACCACCACCTCCTGAAATCGAACTGATCCTTGCCCTACCGCGCCCAATTATGCTCCAGCGCATCCTGAAGCAGGCAACGGTTATGGGGGTACGCCGCTTTCATTTGATCCGATCCGCCAAGGTGGAAAAGTCTTTTTTTCAAACCCCAGTACTGGAACCGAAAAAAATCAAAGAACTCCTCCTGGAGGGGTTAACGCAAGCTGTGGATACATGTTTGCCCGAAGTCCTAATTCACCCTCGCTTTAAGCCCTTTGTGCAGGATATTGTGCCGACCTTAGCCGGTTACGGTCTACTGGCCCATCCGGGAGTAACGGCGGAATTACCAGAGGTCTATCCGCGCTCAGGAGAAAAGAAAAAAATCCTGCTGGCTGTCGGGCCGGAAGGGGGATGGAATGATTTTGAAGTGAACAGTTTTCTTGAGCAGGGCTTTTTGCCGTTTTCGATGGGGAACAGAATCCTGCATGTGGATACTGCGGTTGTCGCCTTACTGGCGCAGTTACAGCTCCTGCGGATAATTCAGCAAGCTCATCTTTAA
- a CDS encoding tetratricopeptide repeat protein, with protein MLYLYRTDFSFWKLKMGMLLLVLITGLGGCGQHRAVNHKGQQEPPDFVEMDKTAEPSERESVGDKGCSYFHFLWGRHAELAAEYEKALASYEKSLQCNPEAEFVLRKVPLLLLRLNRGEEAVLRLKQYLVQHPEDTISRMLLAKVYIRQGAFQKAAAQYRKIHQLDTQDTTSLLLLSELYLAENKYDMAKTALRDVLAVDSRSYSAHLLLARLLVTEEDFEAGQRHYEQALDITWSEGLQLELADVLTRQEKYLQAVALYQEILHHDEQNEEAQIALIHLYLLQGKEHEAMKKLQRLKKSIKNPEVAELTIIRLHARWEEYGKAIALLEEFLQKHEQSEARYLLAALRFQEEQYEKVLLDLEKIGPEAKEYEDSLFLLVRTLKELNRHQQAVQVLESALVPEEGRTPDLYILLAGIYQFIGQEEQSRNTFLRALEEYPEDEQVLYDYGLFLDYIGEQEQAQEIMERIVAMDSEHAGALNYVGYTWADKKENLPEALQYISRAVKLKPDNGYIRDSLGWVHYQQGEYEKARDVLEMAVELVSDDPAILDHLADTYLALGLPGKAKETWRKALDLYREYRKEQSGKGSEDQERKRIQGKINRLEKGESK; from the coding sequence ATGTTGTATCTGTATCGTACGGATTTCTCCTTTTGGAAATTGAAGATGGGCATGCTCTTGCTTGTCCTTATCACTGGACTCGGTGGCTGCGGCCAGCACAGGGCTGTCAACCATAAGGGGCAGCAGGAGCCTCCTGATTTTGTTGAGATGGATAAGACCGCTGAACCTTCAGAGCGGGAGAGCGTGGGGGATAAGGGATGCAGCTATTTTCACTTTCTTTGGGGACGGCATGCTGAGCTGGCGGCAGAGTATGAAAAGGCCCTTGCCTCGTACGAGAAATCCTTGCAATGCAATCCAGAGGCGGAATTTGTGTTGCGCAAGGTGCCTCTCCTCCTCCTGCGCCTCAATCGTGGTGAGGAGGCTGTTCTCCGCCTGAAGCAGTATCTCGTCCAGCACCCAGAAGATACCATATCCAGGATGTTGCTGGCCAAGGTGTATATCCGTCAAGGTGCGTTCCAAAAGGCAGCTGCTCAGTACCGGAAAATTCATCAGTTGGATACCCAGGATACCACCTCATTGCTTCTGCTCAGCGAACTCTATCTTGCCGAGAATAAATATGATATGGCCAAAACAGCCCTGCGTGACGTGCTGGCTGTTGACAGCCGCTCATACTCGGCCCATCTCCTCCTGGCTCGTCTTCTGGTTACTGAGGAGGATTTTGAAGCCGGTCAACGACATTACGAGCAAGCCCTGGATATCACCTGGTCCGAAGGATTGCAGCTGGAACTTGCTGATGTCCTGACCAGGCAGGAAAAATATCTCCAGGCTGTTGCCTTGTATCAGGAAATTCTGCACCATGATGAGCAGAACGAGGAGGCACAGATTGCTCTTATTCATTTGTATCTGTTACAGGGGAAAGAGCATGAGGCGATGAAAAAGTTGCAGCGCCTGAAAAAAAGCATCAAAAACCCGGAGGTGGCCGAACTGACCATTATTCGGCTCCATGCTCGTTGGGAGGAGTATGGAAAGGCCATTGCCCTGCTTGAAGAATTTCTTCAAAAACATGAGCAGTCCGAGGCTCGTTATCTCCTTGCAGCCCTTCGATTCCAGGAAGAGCAATACGAAAAGGTTTTATTAGATCTTGAGAAGATCGGACCTGAGGCAAAGGAATATGAGGATAGTCTTTTTTTGTTGGTACGAACCCTGAAAGAGCTGAATCGGCATCAACAGGCTGTGCAGGTTTTGGAATCTGCTCTTGTCCCAGAAGAAGGGCGTACTCCGGACCTGTACATTCTCCTTGCTGGTATTTATCAGTTTATTGGACAGGAAGAGCAGTCTCGTAATACCTTTCTTCGTGCCCTTGAGGAGTATCCTGAGGACGAGCAGGTGCTGTATGATTATGGCCTGTTCCTGGATTACATAGGAGAGCAGGAACAGGCCCAGGAAATCATGGAGCGGATTGTTGCAATGGATTCGGAACATGCCGGGGCTTTGAATTATGTCGGCTATACATGGGCTGATAAGAAGGAGAATTTACCTGAGGCCCTGCAGTATATCTCCCGTGCGGTAAAACTGAAACCTGATAACGGCTATATTCGTGATAGTCTTGGTTGGGTGCATTATCAACAGGGTGAGTATGAAAAGGCCAGAGATGTTTTAGAAATGGCTGTGGAGTTAGTATCCGATGATCCGGCGATCCTTGATCATTTGGCAGATACCTATCTGGCCTTGGGGCTTCCTGGAAAGGCCAAGGAAACCTGGCGCAAGGCCCTGGATCTGTATAGGGAATACAGAAAGGAGCAGAGCGGAAAGGGGAGCGAAGATCAGGAACGTAAGCGTATACAGGGGAAAATTAATCGTCTTGAAAAGGGAGAAAGTAAATGA
- a CDS encoding metallophosphoesterase produces MSSSTLFFLGFLVVVLGVFAFMHYYFWRRMVKDLGFSRPVQRFGTGTVIALFLLLPISQILAKLFSFQQLFPLLWFAYLWLGILMLFFFFFLFTDSLKGFYYTSCRLVQRRKNLPDPSRRHFLARTLASFASVSVLGISSFGVKQCLAPPTVNRLPVNLSGLPPIFKGFSIVQISDIHIGAMSMRAELAEIVAMVNSLQPDLIAITGDLVDGDADELASELAPLSKLKAQHGVFFVTGNHEYYSDVKKWLPEIKRLGITVLNNSRIEIRQGEETFTLAGVTDYNAERFGKQYAPDYAKALGGIAKTSKAILLAHQPRAVKEAAQYGVDLVLSGHMHGGQIWPFNYLTPLQQPYLKGFYRHKKTLVYVNQGTGYWGPPMRVGTYKEISEFILS; encoded by the coding sequence ATGTCTTCCTCCACACTTTTTTTTCTCGGTTTTCTGGTTGTCGTCCTCGGGGTTTTTGCCTTTATGCATTATTACTTCTGGCGACGTATGGTAAAAGATCTCGGCTTCAGCCGTCCTGTTCAACGATTCGGTACAGGAACAGTTATCGCCCTTTTTCTCCTCTTACCGATTTCCCAGATCCTAGCAAAGCTGTTTTCCTTTCAGCAGCTCTTTCCGCTGCTATGGTTTGCCTACCTTTGGCTCGGCATCCTAATGCTTTTCTTTTTCTTTTTCCTGTTCACGGACAGCCTCAAAGGCTTTTATTATACTTCCTGCCGCCTTGTCCAGAGAAGGAAAAATCTCCCTGATCCCAGTCGGAGACACTTTCTTGCCCGAACCCTTGCCTCTTTCGCCTCAGTATCGGTGCTCGGCATTTCCTCCTTTGGCGTCAAACAATGCCTTGCCCCCCCCACGGTCAACCGATTACCTGTCAACCTATCAGGACTGCCGCCTATTTTTAAGGGATTCTCCATTGTCCAGATATCAGATATCCACATCGGTGCCATGTCCATGCGAGCTGAACTCGCTGAGATCGTCGCAATGGTGAACAGCCTGCAGCCTGATCTTATTGCTATAACAGGAGACCTCGTTGACGGCGATGCAGATGAGCTCGCCAGCGAGCTTGCTCCTTTGTCTAAGCTGAAAGCCCAGCACGGCGTATTTTTTGTCACTGGTAATCACGAATACTACAGCGACGTGAAAAAATGGCTCCCGGAAATAAAGCGGCTGGGTATCACGGTCCTCAACAACAGCAGGATAGAAATACGGCAGGGAGAGGAAACGTTCACTCTCGCAGGAGTAACAGACTATAATGCCGAGAGATTTGGCAAGCAATACGCTCCTGATTATGCAAAGGCCTTAGGAGGGATTGCCAAAACAAGCAAGGCCATCCTCCTAGCTCATCAGCCCAGAGCTGTCAAGGAGGCGGCTCAATACGGAGTGGATCTTGTTCTTTCCGGACATATGCACGGCGGGCAGATCTGGCCATTCAACTATCTAACCCCGTTACAGCAACCCTATCTCAAGGGATTTTATCGGCATAAGAAAACCCTGGTCTACGTCAATCAAGGCACGGGATACTGGGGTCCGCCCATGCGGGTCGGCACGTATAAAGAAATCTCCGAGTTTATCCTGAGCTGA
- a CDS encoding nucleoside phosphorylase: MMNKHDCVINPERGRGEPVLPEIGILAVNPTEAPVLAAYAKTAEMQRSFLFHSNLYYSEKLFLAGPAVGAPVAVMCLEKLIALGAKKIILYGWCGSLQKKLRAMDVLLPTEALSEEGTSRHYQDQSKDQNQDQNGQQEKILTSPTLHTRLGNILTAADFSYQTGKIWTTDAPYRETRTKITDYAGQGIYGVDMEFSALCSVAAFRGVELAAAMLVSDEVWQQPWQPQFSRKEFKRKSRKLLMLLCDTVWDT, encoded by the coding sequence ATGATGAACAAGCACGATTGTGTTATCAACCCTGAGCGCGGCAGGGGCGAACCGGTTCTTCCGGAGATCGGCATCCTGGCGGTCAACCCGACGGAGGCTCCTGTCTTAGCTGCATACGCCAAAACAGCGGAGATGCAGCGCTCCTTTCTCTTTCACTCCAACCTGTATTATTCAGAGAAGCTGTTTTTAGCCGGGCCTGCTGTCGGGGCTCCTGTGGCGGTTATGTGCCTGGAAAAATTGATCGCGTTGGGTGCGAAGAAAATTATTCTTTATGGCTGGTGCGGTTCCTTACAGAAAAAGCTGCGGGCGATGGATGTCCTGCTTCCCACTGAAGCCCTGTCCGAAGAAGGGACCAGTCGACATTATCAGGATCAAAGTAAGGATCAGAATCAGGACCAAAATGGTCAACAGGAGAAGATACTTACTTCGCCGACGTTGCACACCCGCCTGGGTAATATCCTGACCGCCGCCGATTTTTCCTATCAGACCGGAAAGATCTGGACCACAGATGCGCCGTATCGGGAAACCCGTACCAAGATTACCGACTATGCAGGCCAGGGTATATACGGGGTGGATATGGAGTTTTCCGCCCTCTGTTCGGTTGCGGCCTTCAGAGGGGTTGAGCTGGCTGCTGCCATGTTAGTGTCCGATGAGGTGTGGCAGCAGCCTTGGCAGCCGCAATTTTCTCGGAAAGAATTTAAGCGGAAGTCTCGAAAGCTGTTGATGCTTCTTTGCGACACGGTGTGGGATACCTGA
- a CDS encoding YifB family Mg chelatase-like AAA ATPase → MLSKTLSGAVAGVDGLIVRVEVDLALGLPGFFTVGLAEGAVRESKDRVKAAIKNSGYQFPPRRITVNLAPAAVKKEGAGYDLPIALGILAASGTLTCSDLEHTAIVGELSLDGVVRPVRGVLPMVLEAKQNKIRRFLVPADNAHEAAVVSGIEIIAVDRLQQAVDFLAGREIIEPSRTDVQALFARRNQYSVDFSEVRGQEHAKRAFEVAAAGGHNILLSGVPGTGKTMMARRLPTILPDLCLEEALETTKIYSTTGLLPEDMPLLVTRPFRTPHHTISDAGLIGGGRIPRPGEVSLAHNGVLFLDEMPEFRKHVLEVMRQPLEDGIVTIARAAASLRFPANFMLVAAMNPCPCGFLGDKVKKCSCTPMQVQRYRNQLSGPLLDRIDMHIEVPPVQVEDISTQKPGESSEKIRKRVNKARKLQQQRFASAPLINCNAQMGSRQIETFCPLDQPGKALLNSAIERLGLSARAYHRIIKIARTIADLAGAEQIDVSHVAEAVQYRRQQFDVG, encoded by the coding sequence ATGCTCTCCAAAACACTCAGCGGTGCCGTCGCAGGTGTCGACGGTCTTATAGTTCGTGTAGAAGTGGATCTGGCCTTAGGCCTGCCCGGTTTTTTTACGGTGGGCCTGGCTGAGGGAGCAGTACGTGAGTCCAAGGACCGGGTCAAGGCGGCAATTAAAAATTCTGGTTATCAATTTCCTCCTCGCAGAATCACGGTTAATCTGGCCCCGGCAGCGGTGAAAAAGGAAGGAGCTGGCTATGATCTGCCCATCGCCTTAGGCATTCTTGCTGCTTCAGGCACGCTAACCTGTTCGGATTTGGAACATACCGCTATTGTAGGAGAACTGTCCCTTGACGGCGTAGTCCGTCCGGTACGGGGTGTTCTTCCCATGGTGTTGGAGGCCAAGCAGAACAAAATTAGACGCTTTCTAGTCCCAGCAGATAATGCCCATGAGGCGGCTGTGGTCAGCGGGATTGAAATCATTGCTGTGGACCGGCTGCAACAGGCTGTAGATTTTCTGGCAGGGCGGGAGATCATTGAACCTTCTCGGACCGACGTACAGGCCCTGTTCGCTCGGAGGAATCAATATTCCGTGGATTTTTCCGAGGTGCGAGGGCAGGAGCATGCCAAGCGAGCATTTGAAGTAGCAGCGGCAGGAGGCCATAATATCCTGCTCAGCGGAGTGCCCGGAACCGGCAAGACCATGATGGCCCGGAGACTGCCAACTATTCTGCCGGATCTCTGTCTGGAAGAGGCCCTGGAAACCACCAAAATCTATTCCACCACCGGTCTGCTCCCGGAGGATATGCCTCTGCTGGTGACCCGGCCCTTTCGTACCCCTCACCATACCATCTCCGATGCAGGATTGATCGGCGGAGGACGAATTCCCCGGCCTGGCGAGGTCTCCTTGGCCCATAACGGTGTGCTGTTTCTTGATGAAATGCCGGAGTTTCGTAAGCATGTCCTGGAGGTCATGCGTCAGCCCCTGGAGGACGGCATTGTCACCATTGCCAGGGCAGCGGCCAGCCTCCGTTTTCCAGCAAATTTCATGTTGGTTGCCGCCATGAATCCCTGCCCCTGCGGTTTTCTTGGCGATAAGGTCAAGAAATGTTCCTGCACACCGATGCAGGTGCAACGCTATCGTAATCAGCTTTCAGGACCTTTGCTGGACCGGATTGATATGCATATTGAGGTACCGCCGGTTCAGGTGGAGGATATCAGTACCCAAAAGCCGGGTGAATCCTCAGAGAAAATTCGCAAGAGGGTCAATAAGGCCCGCAAGCTCCAGCAGCAACGATTTGCCTCTGCGCCATTAATCAACTGTAACGCCCAGATGGGTTCCCGCCAAATTGAGACCTTCTGCCCGTTGGATCAGCCGGGCAAGGCCTTACTCAACAGTGCTATTGAGCGACTTGGCTTATCAGCCCGTGCCTATCATCGTATCATTAAGATCGCTCGCACCATTGCCGATCTTGCTGGAGCTGAGCAAATTGATGTATCTCATGTTGCCGAAGCTGTGCAGTATCGACGACAACAGTTTGATGTGGGATGA